The segment TTTGAGATCATACATTATGTTGCATAAAGAATgggaataaatgtgaccctggaacacaaaaccagcaataagggtaattttttttttttttttttttccaaattgagatttatatatcatctaaaagctgaataaaataaataagctttccattgatgtatggtttggttaagttaggataggacaatatttggtcgagatacaactatttgaaaatctggaatctgagggtgcaaaaaaatattgagaaaatcaccttcaaagttgtccagatgaagttcttagcaatgcatattactaatcaaaaattaagttttgatatatttacagtaggaaatttaaaacatattttcataaaacatgatctttacttacagtttttctcaattgataaaacactataaccagtcttttgaactaaaatttcaaaactataacgccatttttgaaaaagcacacccatttccctaaactataaacactattccctgctttgacacatgagtcagatttggtgaactgttactgcaaaactccacACACAAATCCCtatacatttctcagtgcttacaccatgtggtcatttagaaagcacaagcattcaatattgttcactcaaatctgtgaagtttgagctcagttagcacacaattacccaagtggaaacactaggagtcaaaatttagcacacaccaatcagaaccttcgatggagataaaagggccaaaatcagcttacagtttttctcagtcactttggtgcatttctcagatcagaaatgaaattgtcaaaactacttaCATTCATACAAATGATTATATACATTGGTCTGCTGTTTCCTACATTTTCAGTTGCTATTGCTAttggttggatcaggcatgcaagaggattttacccctgctgcctggccagggctaatttagcctgtgatgctgaagaggttctttggcctgtcccagaccaaagacaggatgctaggcagaataattatttttgttgttgtttgctgttttgtactgtactctacagtacattaaattaaggaataaaacacttgcaaatgcatagatttgttgtgttcatcatgtgaaaagtttttttatttgtattgttttcgtagtattgttttgaatttatctcatcagtgtgtaaaactatgttggtgtgtgtgtgttcttgaggatttgtgtgtcatgtctgagagcaaagtttggtttttcagcaagattgagttgttttgagtggagagcttcattttgacctcaatataggaagtttggggaattgagttagaagttgtggatttgtgtttagagtttcacaaataagaggcataatttcaagaaatgtgtttaagcaattgagaaaaattgtaatatccaaatgatttttggcataaaagaaaaatcaataattttgacccatgcaatgtactgtatttttggcttttgctacaaatatacccatgctacttaagaagaggttttgtggtccagggccacaaatACATTTGCAAAAAGCTGTTTGGAATAGTTTGGGGTTTCATGTGAGCTACTCAttgcattttcttaaataaatccAGACATGACTATAAAAGAGAAGTTGTGGATCAAATGTCAGTTCACTGCCATGTCCTGTGACCTTGTCTTCAGGTAAAACTCAAATATATATTCCCTGCTTTACATTAAATCCAGACCTACCACATGGCAGACAAAAGTTCTACAACTTTATCGATTGGATGGTCAGGTCATCTGGCATTTTCCATTGATTAAACTCTACCTTTGATTATGTCATCTGGTCTTGTGATAGTTGGGTTGAGTTGATATGTAAAGATTATAGAGGCAAACAGGCTCTCGATGAAAACAGCAGGCTAAGAAGGATAAGAGTCCATGATAAACAATGCTGTGTGCTGATCCTGCTACTAGGGCTGAAATCAGCATGATCTGGCACTTCAAATTCTTGATCAAGGTATCGTCCTTGTTTGAGTGACCACAGTGAGCAGTTGTATCTCTTTTGATTGTCCTGGATGTTAAGGACACTTGTGACATTGAACGTTCCATCAGAGTTCATCTGGCTTGCGGTTGAGGAGTTGGAAGTCAGGTTCTTCTCATAATGAAACCAGTTTATTATGGCCTTCGGGTACACACCACTGAAGCTACACTGCATTTGGTTGGGTCCAGCCATCTGGTTGGAGAATTCTCCAGTGCATTCTCCTGCATAAAAACAGTTACAAAGGCAAGGTAGAAGAGTTAACAATGTGATGCTCAGTATCTGTGTGCAGATCGACACAGTAtaaaataccccccccccccccccagaaaaAATACCAAGATATATACATAAGACAtctatataaatacaaaaatacataagTAGTTGACATATATTCTAAactaattttaaagtaaaaataaataaatatatacaattgaattcataagtttacatacaccttgataaatctgcaaaatgtcaattatttaaccaaaataagaggcatcatgcatgctatttattttttagtactgacctgaataagatattacacataaaagacgtttacatatattccacaagagaaaataatagttgaatttataaaaatggctctgttcaaaagtttgcatacacttggttttttgttaagtgatattgttaatgagttccttgtttgtcttgaacagttaaactgcccgctgttcttctgaaaaatcctttgggtctcacaaattctttgttttttcaacatttttgtgttttcgaaccctttccaaaaatgactgtacgattttgagatccatcttttcacactaaggacagctATGGGACTCAAATACAACTATTGCAgtaggttcaaactctcactgatgcttcagaaggaaaaacgatgcattaagagccaggagtgtaaacttttgaacataataaagatgtgtacatttgtcttattttgcccaaatatcataaTTTCtttcagtactaaattaaaataatatgcattttgtaggattcctcttattttagtaaaataattaacatgttgctgattctgcgaggtgtatgtaaacttttaacttcaactgtaaaaaaataaaattaaataaataaaaatatacacaatTATATGGATGCAGTGATTTTTatatattgattgattgatttatacattttatcaATAATTTGTTGATTAAAATAAGCTTCATAATTGCAAATTTGCCAAACGGGTCATTGTACTGACCTATAGATACTTTGATTGTTTCTGTTGCATGTCCAGATTCCATCTTTAAACAACAAAAATATGTGCCGATGTTTGCTGGTGTAGGATTTGTGATGGTTAATGTCAGTGCTTCCCCTGTGTAGTTGCACTCAAATCCTGAAGGTATTTTGCTGGATGTTGGATCACATTCAAAATCTCTCTCTTCTTCTTTTCTCCAGTATACTTTAATAGGATTCAGCGGCGTTGGTGAGCTGATGTTGCATTGTAAGACAGTCCTCTCATTGCAATTCACTCTCTGTTGTTTAAAAGCACGCAGCTGTATTTCACCTGCATGCATCAGAAAGCAATATTAGCATATGCTGACTCATTTCTGTGCATACAAACTCAAAAGAAAAGAGATTATTTTAGGATACTGTATTTTAAAGATAATTTCGTAAAAACCAAATAAGCTGTATAGAACTTTATTGGGTTTTAAGAAATTTAAGGATGTTTCTTTTTTGTTCAGTGTGTGCTAAGCATATGACATACACTGGGGTACAAAATCATCTTAAAACTCTAAAACTTCATTTTGAGGTTTAAAGGTAGAGAAAATCAAAgacattaaaaactttaaaactcagtctgtgtggtaaaaaaaaaaaaacagaaaaaagcatAAGTTACACTACTTACCTTTGCTATATGTCAAGAGGATAAGTAAAAATGGCATAAGAAATAACATCTTTATTCCCTTTCAGAATAGAGCTGGAAGTTGTTAGATGTGCGCTGTGTGGAAGAAGAAAGTGATTGTGAAAGTGAAGAAGAGAGTGCTCTCGGTCGACACTCTGAAGAACTGGGGAATTTTCTCCAGGCTGACAGCATGTTGTTGCTTGCCTGCTGTAACTATGGCAGATTTGTTCCTCCCTCTTGTCTATCTGCTTGTATCAAACAATGTCAGACTGAATGTATTTCTCTTTGGCTTAATGAGCATTTCAGAAAAAGTACCATTTCTCTGAAACATCCATCATCTGATTTCATTTCCTTATATCTAAAATGTTACTGCATTTACAATAATACGATTTCTGCTTTGCAAAAGGCAAAAATACATGTTCCCAGAAAATTTATTGGACTCCCTCTTGTGTAATGAATTGAGAAACTCAAAACAGAAACTCAACAGCAGGTCCAAGCAGAATCTTTGGAACTCTTCCCCAAAATTGTCTTGGCTTTtgagtttacatgtttttaatattACTTTGGCAGATGTTTTCAGACTGAGTGCACATAAAGGGTAACACTTTAGGGTAGGTAATACATATTCACTATTATCAACAGTTTTCCCTCAATATTGTAACACCACTGCTGCTAGGAAGACACAGGCACGACAAAGATTATACTGTATAAACAAATACTTTAATTGGTAATCTACTAGATGGTCTAGAGGTCTAACACAGGGTAAACATCAATAAAAACTGACAAACTAAGACTGAACAGACAATAACTTAAATACACAGGTTAATCAAATGATACAATCAAGGGGGGACAGAAGCTAGGTCAGGAAACAAATGGAAAGAAAACACATCGACAAAGTCCGTAAGtatgctccaaagcgtctgctccatacagcgagcatttcagagccagtcagtttttaggaaaaaaaaacaaaacaaaaaaaaacacacaagcacagtcaccgaaagccagtttagttttactttttttgtttgttttcattttgaaatcctgttatctttgccgtttatctcacattacgctttggaggctttcttttatttatttatttttttttattaattaatttgattgctcagtgtttgcgcgtcctgtaataaattgtttagtcggcatattacacagcatgtgatggagtccgtgcctcgtcttattagtttttgttaataaatgctatataagctagttttattttattgttgttatgctgtttaattaaaaataaatccatcttttaagaatttgttttaatcttaaaattgataggtgtagcctatatatgtaagcaaaaccaagatcatgaaatcgaaagtaaaagtgaaaagcatcctaagacattccaaaagcggaaatcccgttcacaaaatttaaattacaaataatactaatgaaaaagaacgggctgaatgttaaatacgtttccataaaactataaattatgataacagacaacatatttatcagcaatgagctttaattaatcccatgttgtagcaaaaaattaaataaataaaaatgaaacctaagcatatgcacgtgcgaccaactgagagcgttatgccgcgttccaggcaaccaattacccgtgtttttccaaacttctacccgagaaagtgcactggaaaggcactcaaacccgtgaattcccacccgtgaactcgtactagatcgaagtactcccagttccgagttctgacctGACATAGCAtgcgaaacaacaataaagcctctcagggtgcagtgtttatgcaagtggcacacggtggaaaaatagagtttaggacaacgttgcaatcaaattattaataggcctaatataaaaataataaatgcttggcgtgacttgcctggaacgctacaaagtcctgagtcgtggtttgaagtgatttacgagctcaaaaacctgcctggaactagtgttgtttttggcgggcggttttaattttagtttagtttagtctagtctttgtgtgaagctgtcattttagtttttattagttttagtcacgttcatactctttttagtctagtcaagttttagtcaactaaaagtctgagcattttagtcttattttagtcagaattacccatgactattttcgtctagttttagtcgacaaaaactgataacattttagtctagttttagtcgacaaaaactgattacatttagtctagttttagtcaataaaaattgtattttagtctctttttagtaatgcaattttatttaacccagtcaatatagtataagtacctagtagtatagacgaaaccaaagttttcatttagccaaacccatttcaaacaaggttatcttattatattattgttaccttataggctcaagaatacatccattccagacatggaagatgctctaatttgaatttacaacaaaatcaaataaaaagccCCTTgcacaggtttcaagtgtcattcactttttaagaataaatcataacgaataaatatgtacatgtgtagttttgtgcatgttcattttgtagtaatccccgcttcacaagcacttctaattaataataatattagtcagcttaacaatattcttaatttactttgatcatctatgcCAACACGAATCATGCTTatatttttataagtttatttacagattaattaatttataccttgtgtaagtaaaatatttcttatggttttcgtagcataAATTGATCTATTTTATGCAACTGTCCAAAAATCACTTGGGCATCTGGGACGCAAAataaactttttccacctttgaccacaagatgtcattagtgtacaacgtgttgaaaatCTTTgaataatgaacctttttacgatagaGTTGAGGGGAACGCTTCGAAGAaatgtcgtttcttctttttctcccaaagacgaaccccAGCTGGCCGGCCATCGGTCCGTttctctgtgtcagacttaacttcgtttgtagtcgtcttctagataATGCCGCGAATGTGActtgagaaagtgacgtcgcctgtggtttagactagaagggatacagctctggctactgggtatgcgcacatcaatctaacgttataacatttcgtttccTCTAGTTTTCGTCAAcaaaaatgaagagacattttagcatagtttttattttgtaaaccacatttagtcttgtttttattcgtcaacgatattgcattaaacatttaatcatagtcatcgtcacatgaccagcattttcgtttcgtttcgtcacgtgataaaggttcgttgacgacgatatttagtcataattttcgttgacgaaagcaacactacctggaatgcagcattagtgtgtatcctgtcgcaaaatgtggcgaaaaagACCTACACAAGGGGAAATACACATAATGCGAATAAAATAGGAATAccccacctgtcttaattcgatttgtgtttactccgattatgactttagtcggattaaattaatcaaaaatatcagtttacatggttgcttcttaatcagagtattgtcttaatcgcattaaaatcggaatattgttgtctaTGTAAACGTACTCAATGATGTTGGAGGTTCAGGAAGAAGATGAACACCAGGGAAAAGGCAGACAACAGAGGCAGAAGCCATGGAAGCTGACCAATGGCAGTGGAGCATGAGAGGGTGGAGCCAAGGTGGAGCCAAGGTGGAGCAGATGGCTCTGCCGACCGACGTGGAGGCAAATATCCAGAAAGGCCACAGTGAAGCCTGGGGGGACGGAGGAGCCTGACAGTGCTGGAGAGACACGGCATAGCTGGAGGAGTGGAGTCCCAAAATGGCGATAGTGGACGACTGACCAAGGTGGTGCCGTATCGAACAGGGAGCCCGGTGAAGCTGGTGGACTGGCGGGCCACGATGGAGaagagggagccaggagccatggtggagccgTTGAGTCAATGGGCTGAGGCAGAATCTGGGACTCATCCCACAATGGCGGTGAATATCCTCCCGAGGTCCATCTCCAGAGAACACGCTCTGTATGCGGCGTTGAGTCTGGCATGGTAGATCGTGCGGAGTGAGTCGTCCTGGTAGCTGGTGTTGTTGGAGATCTCCAGAAAGATTGCCATATGGACCTCGAGAGGAAGTTCCCCTTGCacttataaaaaataaaggtgcttcaaaaggttcttcaagcaatgccatagaagaaccatttttggttctacaatcactcaaaggttctttaaagaaccatttctttcttacctttttaaaatctgaacaaccttatttgccacaaaggccattttgtgaaacagaaacgttcttcagatgttaaaggttctttatggaaccatttagacaaaaaggttcttctatggcatcgtgaagcacctttatttttaaaagtgtgctCTAGCAGGAGGAGGAGGAATTTGGGGTGGTCCATAACAACAACAAAGAACCACTAAATTATTTGTTGGTCAGTTATTTTGTAACACCACTGCTGGTAGGTAGACACAGGCACGACGGAGATAATATAAACAATtgattttaaaggtaaaaaagaggGTCTAACACACAGGGTAAACATCAATAAAAAAACGTCAAACTAAAATTGAACAGACAGGAATTTAAATGCACAGGCAAATTAATCAAATGACACAATCAAAGGGGAACAGAAACTAGGTCAGGGAACACGTGGAATGAAAACACTAAGACAAAGTCCATAAGTGTGACAAATATACTGTGATTTTGCTGTTTATTGATAGTAAGTAAGGTAGTTGTTGTAGTAGAGTATGGGTAGGCATTATGTGCTTTAAAAGTTtgaataaacagccaatatgataGCATTCTAATAAGCAGCTATTTAATAGTGCATAGTGTTCTCTGAAGTGTTACCACATATTTTAGACAGACATGGGTGCTGTATTGGCATGCTGGGACAGTGTAGGACAGAATGGTAAGGAGGGGCTGAAGAGCCTTGACACATTGTTATAACATTTAGTGGTTGTGTTCATTTCCTCATGAGATTTCTACAGAATTGTAACATATATCAATATGACCATATAAAGTGTCTTTTCCTATGTTTGAGTGATATCATAATGTCCTTAGGGGTTCATTTTGACCCTTTGCATCATAGAGGCAAAGAGCATACCAATTTCAAAGAACAATCCGTCATGTAGCTGATCTCTCAAAGTCGGAAGCATGCAGAAGCATTCAGCTCTCTGAGAGACATCTGTCTTCACACAATAGAGGAGGGATTGTGCTCGCACTCATATGACAGAGGTTCACACATCTGGCACCAAATCAAAAAGAAACACACACCCAGCAGCACTCAACAAAACACAGCTGGATAAAATCATTTTAGCACCATATCTCAGCTCTGAAATACgtcttatcattattattaaaaaaaaaaaaatcatcaactAAATATTAAGAGTTAAAGTTATactctcaaaaataaagtttttattattttatttatttatttttggcattgaTGGTACAGtgagaaaaggttctttagattattaaaatgtttgtcACACTTAGGGGGGCGGAGGGGGTTGGGGGATGAGTATAAGGGTGCTTTTGTGCAGTGGaaaagttccatggatgttcaagggtcttcatggaaccattaatCACAGTAAAGAACCTTCTTTTTTGAATATTGATAGAATGGTGTTATGTGGCTCATTGGTACAGGGGTGAAACCAACTCTATCTTACAACCAATTTGTACttattttatgaggtggctaatttgtacaaaTTTGCGCAACCTCACTCACATGCTTTTGTGTGATTAGACCCCAGTGACGGGTAGGTTCACAGGCGGGGTTAGGTGATGAGTGATGAGTCAGGCTTTAACCTTGAGTATAGTAATAGTGTGTTCACACCGCAGGAACTAGCAACATATTTAGTTCTAGGAGCTCCATTTGGGAGAACTAGCTCCTACTTCAGGGTAGGTCTTAAACAGTTCTATAGGAACTACCAGTGACATAAGTACATGCTGATTGGCCAAACACATACAAAACTTTGGCTCCCTGGCTTTTTTAAAAAGCCGTGTAAAAATACACTACCAAAAAGTTCGACTActatcaaaagtttttgaaccatacatttttaaatgctttttaaagaagtttcttttgctcaacaagcctgcattatttgatcaaaagtacagcaagaacagtaaaatatttgtactatttaaaattgttttcgattttaacatattttaaagtgtaatttattcctgtgataaaacataattttttaaaattactttagtcacatgatccttcataaatcactcGGAACTAATAAATCAGATTCGgaagaacagcattgatctgaactagaacattataaatgtctttatgttTGTTTCTAAGTAAAtgcattcatttctataatttatttcccccaataaaaaaaaaaaaaaaaaaaatcaactgacttcaagcttttgaatgatatagtatttctgaagaatcatgtgacactgaaaactggagtaatgatgctgaaaacaggaattcacaggaataaattacattttaaaatacattcaaatggaaagcagttattttaaatagtaaaaagtcTTACTGTTTTTGCCGCagtttggatcaaatacatgcaggcttggaAGAGAcagaaaacattaaaatcttaaacCTTTGAACATGGAAAACAGCAATAACGGCAACTCTCGGAAaggtttagcatggtaatggatatgactgtgttaatgtatttggtcttgacGGAATAGATATGctatgctgctgctgttggttactGCTGTAGTTGTACATTATTGCTGCTACTGCTGCTGCTGTAAGCAAACACatgaacttgctactgccaaagcatatgacgatacggtgctgtgagtatttaaaacacactgctgctgcacaaacagGATAAAATAactcatagcagatctatacaggtggagctggggaaggtggggggtttcagaggaactcatTGGTTGTGTACggaacatgaaccaatcagcttgtgccaagtcataTAACTTTGTGATATCATCAACCCATCAACCTGCACCATTTGAAATTTAATGGCAGAACTAGATTTTTACCTATTTGTTGACTGCAGCACTCTGGTTCTTTCTCTGCCTTGATGCTCTTTCAGTCAAGTAATTTGTGCATTTACATTCCATTCTCTAACactcttaaagtccccctgaaatcaaaattaaagttttttggcttttagtatgaatatattagccttaaggttatctataagctagtgtgctgcaaaacaaagacaaaattcgcgtttacaagatatgggcattcaaaacttacagtctcgtcacttccgccaatatgaatcaaggatttggaggATATCACCGTGCAACTTTTTCATCAAACGTTctatccaatcaaatgctctctagagtccgtaatgtcccgccctCTACACAGATATGGATtaacccggagcagatcatatgcgctcatatgtgcgatcggcatgtattaaactacacagcctcagcatgactatgatcactatttcgttttagcaagagtttcatattgaatctgtggggtaatttattagtctgtggctgtgataagcttacaaatgcggctttaccgagctcaacggctcttgcccaagcagatattaatggaacgctattggctattcaaaattagtgggcggggctgggcgatatgtttttgtttcagttaaaagtacgtcaccacatagaattcCTATTTTCTATATGTAGTTGTCAAACTAGCCTGAATGACTTGAGTTTGACACATTTgatctataacatactttggttaaaaaatttcaatggtagtgtaaaacaggACCCTTTTTTACCTTTACCTTTAATCAGCTCTTTTCACAGCAAAACGTTTTGTTGCCTCTCTTCTGTAGGGTGAAGATCTGtcctgtttactttagccacaatAAGTGACAAAACTtgttaactagcacattattagtaagggcgatttgcaaagatgcaaaaacaaaaaaaaaaacaaacaaacaaacaaacaaaaaaaaaaaaacatcacaaatgatttgcacgaacatagatgcatttaTGTAGATTAGAGGGAACATTCCCTTTTCAAAACTAAAGTAATCCTCTGAATCTTCAGGGGCTAAAATACTgggaataaatgtgaccctggaccacaaaaccagtcttaagtcgctggggtatatttgtagcaatagccaaaaatacatggtatgggttaaaattattgatttttcttttatgccaaaaatcattaggaaattaagtaaagatcatgttccatgaagattttttgtaaaattcctactacaaatatatcaaaatgtaatttttgattagtaatatgcattgttaagaacttaatttggagaactttaaaggtgattttctcagtattttgattttttgcacccttagatttcagattttcaaatagatgtatctcggccaaatgttgtcctatcctaacaaaccatatatcaatagaaagcttatatattgagctttcatgtgatgtatacatctcagttttgtaaaatttaaccttatgactggttttgtggtccagggtcacaaatgacgactgctatattcattattacatccaacagggttcgtacagatactgtaaaattaaatggCAGTACTTTCAAGGACATTTTAagctctacttttttttttaaggacttcaatcagagattgTATAGAACAATGTCTTAtccttcaaattctaaaaaaaagataaatagataaataaaaatatgc is part of the Garra rufa chromosome 1, GarRuf1.0, whole genome shotgun sequence genome and harbors:
- the LOC141338083 gene encoding tyrosine-protein phosphatase non-receptor type substrate 1 — its product is MLFLMPFLLILLTYSKGEIQLRAFKQQRVNCNERTVLQCNISSPTPLNPIKVYWRKEEERDFECDPTSSKIPSGFECNYTGEALTLTITNPTPANIGTYFCCLKMESGHATETIKVSIGECTGEFSNQMAGPNQMQCSFSGVYPKAIINWFHYEKNLTSNSSTASQMNSDGTFNVTSVLNIQDNQKRYNCSLWSLKQGRYLDQEFEVPDHADFSPSSRISTQHCLSWTLILLSLLFSSRACLPL